One Kryptolebias marmoratus isolate JLee-2015 linkage group LG21, ASM164957v2, whole genome shotgun sequence DNA segment encodes these proteins:
- the LOC108247343 gene encoding extensin-like, which produces MKTAVWHSELSSECQGKSLGTQIHHPGHKDGTRKSGGTDTHQPPQARSPRDPRRDNRTPPRAAEASSRRPPAATTQKTQGAAATSPRAPPATRYARVDPAMDRETRAPRAHHPPSWGPPEPGHPGPSKQPTGRASRYPGTQPQTRATHAPAGRGTNHQWGVQVTSPKGEAYPWTQEMVLFSLGWRRADSPTLRRRGKVAHEPRREPGATSTTPVQPPAPTPSRDRPGRVHPVPTPSRDRPGRVHPVPMSQPASQSSPRAKQPNLPASPNSTPQTPLPCKTREPPKGLPPTSAQTPNTHSRTQTPQRWALPQEGPRSEEPARVHPTSESPAHCPHFSCPTASHPQSHNKPQQQGNSPARYHPSPIWNCNQAGTTEPHNHTEPPTQYNDRTDSAAKHPRQEARTRGQQPPPCPL; this is translated from the exons atgaAAACTG CTGTGTGGCACTCAGAATTGTCATCTGAATGTCAAGGTAAG AGTTTGGGGACCCAGATCCACCACCCAGGACATAAGGATGGCACGAGGAAGAGCGgaggcacagacacacatcaGCCCCCCCAAGCCCGGAGCCCCAGGGACCCCCGCAGGGACAACCGGACCCCACCCAGGGCAGCAGAGGCAAGCTCCAGGCGACCCCCAGCAGCCACGACGCAGAAGACCCAGGGGGCCGCAGCGACAAGCCCACGGGCCCCGCCGGCAACCCGCTACGCCAGAGTAGATCCGGCCATGGACAGAGAGACCCGAGCCCCGAGGGCACACCACCCCCCCAGCTGGGGCCCGCCCGAGCCCGGGCACCCAGGCCCCAGCAAGCAGCCAACAGGGCGAGCCAGCAGATACCCCGGCACCCAGCCCCAGACAAGAGCCACCCACGCACCAGCAGGCAGAGGCACCAACCACCAGTGGGGG GTCCAGGTGACGTCCCCCAAAGGGGAAGCCTATCCCTGGACCCAGGAGATGGTCCTCTTCTCTCTGGGGTGGAGAAGAGCAGACAGCCCAACCCTCCGTCGTAGGGGCAAAGTAGCCCATGAGCCAAGACGAGAGCCAGGTGCTACCAGTACAACCCCGGTCCAGCCGCCAGCCCCGACCCCATCCAGAGACAGGCCAGGAAGAGTCCACCCAGTCCCGACCCCATCCAGAGACAGGCCAGGAAGAGTCCACCCAGTCCCGAtgagccagccagccagccagagCAGCCCCAGGGCAAAGCAGCCCAACCTCCCAGCGAGCCCCAATTCCACCCCGCAGACCCCCCTCCCCTGCAAGACCCGAGAACCCCCCAAGGGGCTACCCCCAACCAGTGCACAAACACCGAACACGCACTCCCGAACACAGACACCACAAAGGTGGGCGCTCCCGCAGGAGGGCCCCAGGTCTGAAGAGCCAGCCAGAGTACACCCCACCAGCGAAAGCCCAGCACACTGCCCCCACTTCAGTTGCCCCACCGCATCCCACCCCCAATCACACAACAAGCCGCAACAGCAAGGTAACAGCCCTGCACGATACCACCCCAGCCCCATATGGAACTGCAACCAAGCAGGCACCACTGAGCCACACAACCACACCGAACCCCCAACCCAATACAACGACAGGACCGACTCTGCCGCCAAGCACCCCCGGCAGGAGGCCCGCACCCGGGGCCAACAGCCCCCACCATGCCCCCTCTAA